The window ccccagcttataaatttttagcttataagcactttaagtttgaccaaaatttttactattttatccttaaaatattcTTTTTAAGAACAAAACTCTTGCATTGATACTCACTACTTCAAGTACTATTTCAACCTAACCCCCCCTCTCTTTAAGTCTGCAATGTCCATTGACTATTTAAGAtaagcaaattctttattcctttgcatatttatatctatgtgattgtgtattaatctttgaactgTATGTAATAAATGAGGACATATCAAATTTTTGGTGTGTTGCTTTTTAAATATTGTGGTGATAAAGATAGtgtttgtttctcttcaaatattttatcctatttaggtttattttttactgagaaacttttattaatttattaattattataacttatgatttatgcttatcataaaataaataatatttatcataaaaattatcttatctaagcacagttgtatttaaaataaaatgacaaatagaatattttgtatttggatcgatttggaatctaaaattttgaataaATTACGCCCTTATAAGTATAAACACTTCTAAggttatttaagtcattttaacagaaaaagagcttatcagcactttttttttaatcaaatacaGCAACagcttattatcaatttcagcacttgtatccaaacacataactgcttatttattaaatcagtttcagcacttaaaagtgcttttcagcacctaatgcttatcagttacttcatatcagctaatccaaacggccTCATAGTTCGCTTTAGGAAAAATAAAAGGAGTTTTAGATAACGTACGTCTTCTTAATATttactttctattttattttgtttttcttcagTTCTTTATAGAATTGAGATGAAGAAACAAAAATTTAATACTCCTAATTAAAAATGATGTTGAAAGTCAACAATTTTTTTGCGTGAATTGAAAGTGCTTGAAATTCTAGAACTAAAAGAAATTTAAAGATTAAAGTTCTAATACTAGgggaataattaaatgactattcctaaagAGCAGAAAATTAATTATATGACTatttctaaatattaaaaaaataatcaaataactattttgtctagtttgaactctattttattttttaaaaaaaacacgaATAATATTTAGCTAAGGACcatcgtgcttttaatataatttaatatagatagataaataGATAGATATTATATATCTGTCGGTTATTTTTTGTTTAAGTAATTGGGTGTGTGGCTATTTAGATTAATAGTTCTAGCATTATTTCTCAATTTGAAAATACTTACGCGCATGGTCCGTTCACTAAACCAATGGTAGCAATAGCAGGGGCTAACCACTTTTAAGTGAAAAATAATCATTGTCATGGAATTTCAAATTACACAAGTAAAACTCAACCATATGGAAACTCAACTATAACTTAACTATGGAAGAATAATATATGTGTTTTTACTTCAATGTAATTCAACCATGGTAATAGTAAACTTGTTTTAAAACAAGAAGAAGGAAACTTTTGCTATATAAACAGAAATTTCTCTTGAGAAAATCTAATACCCAAGAATTTATCTTAAAGCTAGACAGCTAGCTAGCTACGACTTGCTAAGACATTTCTGGTTGTTTACATGACTATTTTTCGTCAAGGTATTCACAGTTAAACTGCAACACAACTCAATATTCTTACGCTTGGAACTTATCCCCCAAACTTTAAATTTGATAGGCACATCCATTGAGAGAGACAAAGACAAATGTTGATTTGAATTCGTGCTATTCATGTTCTTTTCAACTTCCTTAGGCAATTGATCGATTTTCCCGTTATGAAGAATAACCTTAATATCCGTCGAACTCTTGGGACCTTGGTCTAAATCAGGAAAATTCCCTTGAGCAATTTTTTTCTGCTTAAAATACAAAGAAACATCACCATCCTCTTCATAATACAAAATTCTTGACCTTTGATTCGGATTCTTGGCTTCAATTGTAATGTCATATTCATATTGATATTGAGGACGTTTATGCTGAAGTTGTAATTTCTTGAGTAAGACTTGTTTCACACTAAATTGTGGATCATCATGCTTGGTAAATAATTTGGTAAGACCTATTATCAATCCAATAATAACTCCAATAAAAACTAACATTACAACTATGTATATACAACGACGAGAATAACAACAAGAACGTCGAGGTTTTCGGTTCTGATTCCGGTGGCTTTCGACGATTAGAGCATTTTCAGGTGGTGGAATGCGATAGATTTGATCTTTTGGGACTTGAACAACGTAAGTTCCTGAAGCGAAAGGCGGTTGAGTATTACAAACTGATATAGCTAAAGGTTCATATTGTGTGGGGGAATTATTATTTGTTGTAATTTGATTTTGGGGAAATCCATCGCCTTTTTCAGATTGGGACCGCTCCTCCATGGAAAAAGGGAGAGCGGTGAAGATGGATGCCTAAGGTTGGTAAGGCTAATGATGGACAAAAGGCTAATGATGAACATATGTCTTTCAATTAATTTGTAATATTTCTAGTCTTTTGTACTAAATATGATTGGTACTCAAGCAATGACAAACAAGAAAAACaaaactagaaaaagaaaggTGTTTAAGTTCTGTGAGTTGATGGTGTAAAGTAtattatacaatttatatatatatatatatatatatatatatatatatatatatatatatatatatatatatatcacttatAAATTAAAGCAATAACAAATAAATCCTTATGatattaaactaataaatatGATAACTAACGTATTGTCACAAATAAAAATTCATATACGCGTGCTCGAATACCAAGGAGTTGCTagtaaaaatcaaataaaaaccAAGTGCACAAAATGTCCGTTGTGTGAAACATATGCTTAAAACTATGAGATAgtatcgttttctcaaaatagaTTTCTACTTGAAGACTTCAAAAACTTAGCAGCATAGACTCAAAATCAACGCTTTGCTAATCTTCATCTGgtaatttattcttatttctaaaTAATAGGAACTAAAAGTGAAAAGAACATTATTTCTATCAACAACAATGTTTCGAAATCCTGCTGTTGTTAGTGGAATGTTTGTGATCCAAAAAAATTCAAACAATAGACTACTTGAAGCTTCAAAGAAGAGACAACTTATTTTTAGGTGAGAATATTGTACATCATATTATTACTAATAAAGAAGTAAGGACAATCGGGGGATATTCAGTGCAGAGGCTATATATTcatttgaacccataactttcgttCATACCTtatatttttgctcaaaaattattaatatgtacaaataataaattttgaaccTATTAAATTAGATGGGATGTGGTAGAATTGAGAACCCGAATGATGtttggcttaatgtatgcatattttgatgtatattgACTAACATTGTGCTCATGTCTCATAGATTTGAGATGTATAATATAATAATTTGTGCTAAtttgtggtatttctatgtgtaggaatcattcggatgcgATTTGCGACCAAAGtacgcgaattggagcgaaaatgGGACGAAAAGGCAAAAGTGCACGTTTGAGGGCCACAGGCAGCGTGGGCCGCTGCTTGTGGCACACTTTACAGAAGCTTGGGAAGCcgagcgccagggccagcgccccacgctgccttgGGCGCCCAAAACGCAAACATGTCCTAAttcgactaggactcggttatttcgaccctaagaagcccccaactcatataaaagctaacctaaacctattttgaggGGAAGGACGTGACTTTGAGAGAAGAACCAAAGTACGAAACACTCGGAAGCACGGATTTGATCACTTCTTCCATTCTTCgtctagtattcattgattttatgtttgaaaatattatttttgatgattgtatgagcatgagtggctaagaaccctattgttctggggtcatgggtgctacatgaatgttgatgcttgaagtttaatttgacgtgtctgagtttatcatattgggttgtttatttaattctgtttttaattattttgctgagtagctaacagtgaaatactatttgcgaatctagagttgaactcgaaagtgggaattctggattgcatatagaattaaatagagcaagttcttgaacctgggcatcggggaatggattcacaattaggatagacatatacctaatttccttgcttggttgaaatgcaggaattataaatgcattcttattagtcttaattccatagacatataggcattaattTAGCTTGAATacgcgagtaagaactcgacagattcatATGAGTAATATCAACTCTATCAATTAAtgatccagataaatcaatttgTCATTTTAAGCTAataatgcaacatgattgttagctaGCCTATGACCCTGGAAAATCCTCTCCTACTGATTGTTAACCGAAAttgcttaagtgttgtggttgatttctagttATTTCATTGCTTGATAGTTTCTTCGGTAGTAAATTAGTCAATTCTATATTTTTTGATAAAtctcttgaatcgataagttgtTTGAGCTTGAATCAGTCAAAAGTTACTTATAAGTCTtcatgggaacgatactctactcactactctattacttgacaaCCACGTATACTtacgtgagtgtgtttggtcgcaacaccggaccataaagataaaatcatagaTTCGCCTGAGTCGACAACCCTGCATTGGAAATATTGGAGCAAAATACCAACACCAAAAATAAAAGCAATATAGCATAAATCTTCCTATAGATAACAACATGGTCGACAAATCGACATAATGAATAACATATTTTGAACTAGTTATGTatatttgtgtcacgacccaaaacttagcatgtcgtgacggcgcctaacgtgatactaggcaagccgacacctaaaatatttccaagatttttaagtgaaaaataaaataacacaaGTTTAAATAATTAAAGCTTCCATAAACTAGATAGAAAGTCAAAACTCAATACGAAAGTTCCCAAAACGAGGGTGTTACTGAGTATAAgagcgtctatacaacacaagtctgaaaatactgtctatgaaaaactgaaactaaatacataaatcTGAAAGATAGGgagagagagtcaaggtctgcgaacgccgggcaactacctcgaaatctccgaaTGATCAAGCTGCTTAAATGATTAGCACCCACCATGTCCGGAAACACTTGAATCtatacacgaagtgcagggtgtagcatgagtacaaccaactttgtaagtaacaagactaactattggactgaaagtagtgacaatcTTCACGAAGGCAGtacagaaaaataggcatgctttcaagttcgacatttGAAGCCAAAACTGTTAATTCATGTCAAAATCTATTGAAACAGGATATAGTATCTCTCAAAAACTACATGATAGTCATATATGCCAGCTAAAGTACACAGTAATGAAATCAAGCGCATAATCTAAgcgtaacagtcactcagtcctcccatccACTCCAACcgcacaatcactcattcctcacagtcactcggctCGTGTGCGCTCGGCActggcactcgcacttagtaggtaccttcgctcactgtgggtgtgcaaactccggaggggcttcttcagcccaagcgccataataagccaatcatggcataaatcaaataaacatgaTGTGGCGTATAACCcgattccataaatatcctcataatcaggccctcggcctcactcagtcatcaatctcttcagtctctcgggctctcaataattatGATAAACAGCCCAAACAGggatgatataatgcatcaataaagaACAACAGAGATCGAGATATAATATGCGAgtaaaaactgtgactgagtacagaGTGGCAATtgaacagataattcaacatgtaacacgacttTTGGGGGTCCCTACAGtatcaacacatagcctaagcatgatttctaacatgatttgcagtttaatttctataacacatggagaatatacagataacaacaaatta is drawn from Nicotiana tomentosiformis chromosome 12, ASM39032v3, whole genome shotgun sequence and contains these coding sequences:
- the LOC104108256 gene encoding NDR1/HIN1-like protein 13, giving the protein MEERSQSEKGDGFPQNQITTNNNSPTQYEPLAISVCNTQPPFASGTYVVQVPKDQIYRIPPPENALIVESHRNQNRKPRRSCCYSRRCIYIVVMLVFIGVIIGLIIGLTKLFTKHDDPQFSVKQVLLKKLQLQHKRPQYQYEYDITIEAKNPNQRSRILYYEEDGDVSLYFKQKKIAQGNFPDLDQGPKSSTDIKVILHNGKIDQLPKEVEKNMNSTNSNQHLSLSLSMDVPIKFKVWGISSKRKNIELCCSLTVNTLTKNSHVNNQKCLSKS